The Candidatus Woesearchaeota archaeon genome contains the following window.
TTAGACGCACACCAGAAAGCTGCTCTTTTTCGTGGAAAAAGTAAATTACAATAATATATATAGCAATAATTTTATATAGCATCTCTTCATTCCTTACATCATGGCCATTGTCCGATTTTACCAACTAAAAACAACAGATCCATTAGCGTACGAAGGTTTGAGTCAGTATTTGAAAGAAAGACTCTTAGAGCCACAATCGCCGGTATCAGGGGATAGTACTTCTCTACAGGAACCTGAATTTACCGTACTGATGAATACGACAGATGTACGACGACGTTGGTTTCCTCTAAGAAGTGAGACTTCGGTCGATCTGGTAGTGAGTGGAACTGAAAGCATGGTTGGTGATCTTGAGGCATATATCCGTACAAGAGATACGATCTCTTTAATAAGCAGACAAACCGTTACTCAAGCGGCTCTTGTTTTTAATGCACATTATTATTCATCATCTCCCCCTAAAAACCGTTGCCAAGTGTATGCTGAACAACTTGAAGAACTGAAAGCCAGATCTTTCCCTAATGTCACTCTTTGGAAAAGTGATAATTTAGGTTACCCCTTCAGAGAAGCGAGTTTTGTTATTACTGGTCCTATTCATGAAGTCTGTGGATTTCGGGAAACACTTTCTGCACCAGGAATGGTAATGATAGCGGGAAGTACTCGTGTTTTATTTCCTTATACCCAGCAGCATTCTCATCCGGTCTCTGGGCAACCGTTGGGGAGAACACTCTAAGGCCATTACAGACAGCTAAACCTCCACAGGAAATCATGGGGTGTTCCTTTTTAGACCGGTGTTTGGCTTCTCTTTTTTATCGTCGGCAGTCTCGACGAGAGCAATCTCCACAAGAAATTCAGGAGGTATCACTCCTCAAAGAATTATGTTTTAAAAAATATATTTCAGAACCGCAGAATTTATAAATGTTTCCCCCTTACCTTTATAAATGGGGGAAGTTACCGTAATGGTTTAAAACGTCATATGGAGGGATTTACATGGCTAAAAAGGACATTGAAGTCGTAAACATTGTTGTTTCAACATCATTAAAGCATGATATACCCTTGGAAAAGATGGCTGCGACTCTTTCTAACACAGAATACAATCCAGAACAGTTTCCTGGCCTTGTTATTCGTATAAAAGAGCCTAAAACCTCTGCTTTGATCTTTAGCTCAGGTAAAGTAGTCTGTACTGGAGCAAGGAGCATGCAAAAGGTTCATGAATCAATTAAAAAGATCATTAAGAGCTTGGAAAAGATCAATGTAAAGATCACGATTGAGCCTGAGGTTACTATTCAAAATATCGTTGCCTCTGGCTCTGTCGGCATGGATTTGAACCTAAATACCCTTGCCATGAAACTTGAAAATACTGAATATGAACCAGAGCAATTTCCTGGCCTGGTCTATAAACTTCCTAAGGCAAAGGCAACCTTCTTGCTCTTCAGTAATGGTAAAGTCGTCTGTACTGGGACGAAATCAGAGGAAGAGGTTCATGCAGCATTGGATATGCTCATTGAGAACCTTAAGAAGGTTAAATAATCCCTCATCAAGATCTCGATAAATTTTCAATGCATGGTAGCGGTAGCGCTTGTAAGGTGTAAAAGAAGAGTGAAATTTGAGTGAATTTCGATGGATGCAACCCAGCAAATTACAACGGCAAAGAAATTTTTGGAAACACAGTACTATGCCAAGCTCCTTGAAACATTGCGTAAGGGAGAACATCATCTTGTCCTCGATTTCCAAGAGTTCAGTAAATTCCATCCTGGTATTGCAGATGAGCTTCTTGAGGAGCCTGAGGAAATACTTGGGGCGTTTGAGATGGCTCTGGAGAGTTTTGATTTTCCAGCTGAACAAATTAAGCGGTTCCATTTTCGTGTTACCAACCTTCCAGATTCCCAAAAGATGTTAATTCGAAATGTCCGAAGTGTTCATTTAGGTAGATTCTTGCAGATCGATGGTGTTGTCCGTCAAAAATCAGATGTTAGACCACAAGTTACCTCTGCGCGTTTTGAATGTCCCTCGTGTGGGAATATCATCAGCGTGCTCCAATTGGACACTAAATTTAAGGAACCCTCCCGATGTGGTTGTGGAAGAAAAGGAAAATTCAAGCTCATTGCCAAAGAGCTGGTTGATGCCCAAGGCCTGGTGTTGGAGGAAGCTCCTGAGGATCTTGAAGGTGGAGAACAACCAAAACGCATTAATGTTTTTCTGAAAGACGATCTTGTTAGTCCGCTGAGTGAGAAAAGAACAAATCCTGGTAATAAAATTCGTCTTAATGGCATTATTAAAGAAGTACCGATTGAATTGCGTTCAGGTGCAAAATCTACGCGATATGAAATCCTGCTTGAGGGAAACTTTCTTCAGCCCATTGAAGAGGACTTTACTGACATCACTATCTCTGAAAAAGAAGAGCAAGAAATTAAGGATCTTGCTCAGGATCAACGATTGCTGCAGAAGCTCGTTGGTTCTATTGCCCCAAGTATTTATGGCCATGAAAAAATTAAGGAAGCATTGTTACTCCAGCTTGCAGGGGGCGTGAGGAAAATACGTGATGATGGTGTGGTCACGAGAGGAGATATCCATGTCTTACTGATTGGAGACCCTGGAGCGGGCAAGTGCGTTGCAGGAGATACAAAAATTGTCCTTGACAGTGGAGAAATAGTTCCCATCAAGAAGCTTGTCGAGCAGGAATCACTCGGTCAATACACGTATTATGGTCAAAAAGTTTATTCGATTAACCTCTTTGGAACCCTCACCAGTTCTCAGCCACTGCGTTTCTGGAAACGTAAAGCACCAAGCCAGATGTTGAAGATAGTAACAGGAACAGGAAATGAGCTGATCGTCACTAACGAACATCCTTTATTTACTACTAGCGATGGCATTATCTTTGCCAAAGAAGCACACACCTACCACGTGGGAGAATACATCGCCCTGCCGAATAAAATAGTCGTTGAAGGAAGCTTACAGAAGATTCCAAAAGAAATTCGGTATTCTCCTGCACATAACCGAGTAAAACACCGAGTCAAAGAGTATATAGACGGTGATGTTGCCAGATTTTTGGGATATCTTATTGGCGATGGTTATGTAAGCATGAGAAAAACAACAGGCCTTGTAAGCTTTACCAATGCAGATCAAGAAATCCTCCGGGACTTTGAACAGTTATGCCAACGAGTACTTGGGATCACGCCAACAAGAAGGAGAAAACAACAAACTGCTGCGTATGAATCATACCTCAGCTCAATTGAAGTAGTACGCATTCTTGAAAAGATAGACGAGAATATTACAAAACGATCTGCTGAGATGCGCATCAGTGATGCACTTACTCGATCTCCTAATGCTATTGTGAAGGAGTTTCTCCGATCGTTATTTGAATGTGAAGCATTTATTGATCCGAGAAAAAGGGAGATCGAATTTAGCTCTAAGAGCAAAGATCTTATTTTTGATTTGAAATTAGTACTGTTACGATTTGGTATCATATCACAAGTAACGTCTTCTCTGAAATATGCAACGAATACTTCTCAAAAAATAAAAAGAAGATATTACCGTTTACGGATAAGTGGAGAAAATGTATGTGTGTTTGCTCGAGAGGTTGGCTTTGTTTCAACGGTAAAAACCAGGAGATTACAGAAAGTTATTGCGACAAAGAGTATCCTGAATACGAATATCAACATTGTCCCTCATGTTAAAGAACTTCTAAAACTGTTGCGCAAGCAATATGGATTACATCAATCCTCTTTTGGTATGTCAAGAAGCAGTTATCAGCATTATGAACGAGGAGATCGACACCCGTCACGTCAGAAATTACAACAAATTGCTGAAGTCTATACAAGGATTACTCCTCATGATCCTTTTGTCCAGATTCTTACCAAGGCCAGTCAGGCAGATCTCTTTTGGGATAAAATTAGAGAGATAACGATTGTCCCTACAACAGAAGACTATGTTTATGATCTTGAGATCGAGCACGTACATAATTTTGTTGCAAATGGGGTTATGGTCCACAATTCACAGCTCCTTAAGCGAATTACTAAAGTTGCGCCTAAATCACGGTATGTCAGTGGGCGAGGAGCTACCGCAGCTGGTCTTTGTGTTGCACCAACAAGTATGGTCATGACAAATCCTGGAGGGATGACGGCAATTGAGGATGTTGTTGAACCACGAATAAGAACAGCGTCCGAGTATCGACCAGGAATCTGGAAGCAGGATAATATTACTGATGTAAAGATTCAAAGCATGTCTCATGATTTAACCATGCAAACCAAACATCCTGAATCTCTCTGGAAATTAGAAGCTCCAGTATCTGTCTTTGAGATAAGACTCAGAAGTGGCAAAAAAATAGAATTAACAGCAAACACGCAGTTATTTACTCTCCTACATGG
Protein-coding sequences here:
- a CDS encoding TATA-box-binding protein, encoding MAKKDIEVVNIVVSTSLKHDIPLEKMAATLSNTEYNPEQFPGLVIRIKEPKTSALIFSSGKVVCTGARSMQKVHESIKKIIKSLEKINVKITIEPEVTIQNIVASGSVGMDLNLNTLAMKLENTEYEPEQFPGLVYKLPKAKATFLLFSNGKVVCTGTKSEEEVHAALDMLIENLKKVK